One part of the Vespula pensylvanica isolate Volc-1 chromosome 18, ASM1446617v1, whole genome shotgun sequence genome encodes these proteins:
- the LOC122635584 gene encoding guanine nucleotide exchange factor DBS-like isoform X1, with translation MASSPSSIENQIDSFLEQFKRSASRAMEESHRSAYSNACGSSSISRSRSGNLDLELLEAEDVESMTGEIENGDLAVRDVADLLQPQYAIIAGGKTREGCPIITFPDNCSFHNLTDLDYQRLMLYLTSVPTLQEADLGFHLIIDRRNDKWNSVKTVLLKISGFFPGLVHVAYVLRPAGFLQKAISEVSNKLFREDFKFRVIFLANVAELYEFVDKDQLTEQLGGNLSYCHHTWIQNRISLEKFSSMTQDVSLALDSFTRRLSEIEFPNNTIATTTLLSQQQAEYNELKEEILSAARHGEALLDSVRQLTGKGTPDRLGNVAAVERLLVQLEETERTFDIFWSHHSSRLRHCLALRQFEQDFRELQTTLDQHLKTVEEMTEVGETQARVEQLLCDTSAFQRICRGDIDRAEEVISAGQQLLSGRHQCPADVVEPKCVELQRICTILSQRLERRLHMLTKCRELMERIDKANTWCTRGIELLASQNSTTPPDQALQELQQLIEAAEEFHHPRCIFQDSVMPETKALITQVLQRIEDVSLMCDKRIMALKQQLIKPTRPVQTVTPEPVKPLQPLPQIVKPGRILKKANTMPKMEMSPIEGESSSPESEPRDIEALRLKRGHVLAELVDTERIYVAELGSIIKGYKIELTNEAMAHLIPAALVGKADVLFGNLEEIYIFHGETFLRDLENCISNTELVALCFVQRREIFFRLYSYYCQNIPRSERLREQIQNEPQFLATCQQRLGHKLPLAAYLLKPVQRITKYQLLLKDLLKYSDEPSCCTELQEAIDCMLVVLKCVNDSMHQTAITGFGGDLSAQGELLLQGSFSVWSSSKRELNLLRLKPSQRHIFLYEKALIFCKHSKPQAHNKATYHFKRYLKMSQIGLTESVKGDARRFEIWLQGRAEVHTIQAPSIDVKQSWVKQIKGVLMSQLAELKGKQNSALGKSNHKPLRQTISWEAQNSVSGSLRTLSVDGNSVISHITDVSQSTEDDVAWSSENSNTDDEDAFGDSPGPAPGGRYVALADYCAVGQSEVTMHEGDNLELLKVGCAGWWFVKLIGTGVEGWAPAAYLEPMNRKTSRSSQSVNSQETI, from the exons aagatGTTGAGAGTATGACTGGCGAAATAGAGAATGGGGATCTTGCAGTTCGTGATGTCGCAGACCTTCTTCAACCACAATATGCTATAATTGCTG GTGGCAAAACAAGAGAAGGATGTCCGATAATTACCTTTCCTGATAATTGTAGCTTCCATAATTTGACTGATTTGGATTATCAGCGTCTTATGCTATATCTCACTTCAGTGCCAAC ttTACAAGAAGCCGATCTTGGATTccatttaattatcgatagaagaaatgataaatgGAATTCAGTCAAAACAGTCCTGTTGAAAATTTCT GGATTTTTTCCTGGATTGGTACATGTAGCATATGTTTTGCGACCAGCTGGTTTTTTACAAAAAGCTATATCAGAAGTGTCAAATAAATTGTTCAGAGAAGACTTTAAATTTCGAGTTATATTTTTAGCAAATGTTGCCGAACTCTATGAGTTTGTAGATAAAGATCAACTTACCGAACAACTAGGTGGGAATTTATCATACTGTCATCACACTTGGATACAAAAtagaatt aGTTTAGAAAAATTCTCATCAATGACGCAAGATGTATCACTTGCATTGGATTCTTTTACTCGGCGTTTATCAGAAATAGAATTTCCCAATAATACGATTGCTACAACAACTTTATTATCTCAACAGCAAGCggaatataatgaattaaaagaagaaattcttaGTGCTGCTAGACACGGGGAGGCTCTTTTAGATAGTGTACGACAATTAACTGGCAAAGGTACACCGGATAGATTAGGAAATGTTGCAGCAGTAGAAAG ATTACTTGTGCAACTGGAAGAAACCGAACGTACATTTGACATATTTTGGTCACATCACAGTTCACGTTTGAGACACTGTCTAGCCTTGAGACAGTTCGAACAAGACTTCAGAGAGCTGCAAACCACATTAGATCAACATTTAAAAACTGTCGAAGAAATGACAGAAGTTGGAGAGACTCAAGCAAGAGTTGAACAATTGCTTTGTGATACATCAGCATTTCAAAGAATATGCAGG gGAGACATAGATCGTGCTGAGGAAGTGATATCTGCAGGTCAACAGCTGTTATCTGGAAGACATCAGTGTCCTGCAGATGTTGTAGAACCTAAATGCGTAGAGCTTCAGAGGATTTGTACTATCCTTAGTCAACGATTAGAAAGGCGATTGCATATGTTAACAAAATGCAGAGAACTCATGGAGCGTATAGATAAG gcTAATACTTGGTGTACACGTGGAATAGAATTGCTTGCATCACAAAATAGCACAACACCTCCAGACCAAGCTCTTCAAGAACTGCAACAATTGATAGAAGCTGCAGAAGAATTTCATCATCCTAGATGTATTTTCCAAGATTCTGTCATGCCAGAAACTAAAGCACTCATTACTCAG GTTTTACAAAGAATAGAAGATGTATCTTTGATGTGCGATAAAAGAATTATGGCACTCAAGCAACAATTAATTAAACCAACAAGACCAGTTCAAACCGTAACACCAGAACCAGTAAAGCCATTACAACCACTGCCTCAAATAGTAAAACCTGGTAGAATCTTGAAGAAAGCCAATACGATgccaaaa ATGGAAATGAGTCCTATAGAAGGAGAATCTTCATCGCCAGAAAGTGAACCACGAGATATAGAAGCTTTGCGTTTAAAACGCGGTCATGTTTTAGCAGAACTTGTTGATACAGAGCGGATTTATGTTGCCGAATTAGGCTCGATTATTAAAGGTTACAAAATAGAGCTAACGAATGAAGCAATGGCTCATCTAATACCAGCAGCACTAGTTGGCAAAGCTGATGTACTATTTGGAAACTTAGaggaaatttacatttttcatgGAGAGACATTTCTAAGGGATTTGGAAAACTGTATTTCAAATACTGAGCTTGTTGCTCTTTGTTTTGTTCAAAGG aGAGAGATATTCTTCAGGCTGTATAGTTATTACTGTCAAAATATTCCAAGGTCAGAAAGATTACGCGAGCAGATACAGAATGAACCACAATTTTTAGCGACGTGTCAGCAAAGACTTGGTCACAAACTCCCACTTGCAGCTTATCTTTTAAAACCTGTTCAAAGAATTACAAAGTATCAACTATTATTGAAAGATTTGTTAAAGTATAGCGATGAACCATCGTGTTGCACAGAATTGCAGGAAGCTATAGATTGTATGCTGGTTGTATTAAAATGTGTTAACGATAGCATGCATCAAACCGCTATCACCGGTTTTGgt GGCGATTTAAGTGCACAGGGTGAACTTTTATTGCAAGGTTCATTTAGTGTTTGGAGCAGCAGTAAACGTGAACTTAATCTTTTAAGATTAAAACCTTCACAACGACATATTTTCCTATATGAAAAAGCGCTTATATTTTGTAAGCATAGCAAGCCTCAAGCACACAATAAAGCTACGTATCATTTCAAAAGATACTTGAAG atgtCTCAGATTGGTTTAACAGAGTCTGTAAAAGGTGATGCAAGAAGATTTGAAATTTGGCTCCAAGGTAGAGCTGAAGTTCATACGATACAAGCACCTAGTATAGACGTCAAACAATCTTGGGTAAAACAAATCAAAGGTGTTTTGATGTCTCAATTAGCTGAACTTAAAGGGAAACAAAACTCGGCGCTTGGAAAATCTAATCACaa ACCTTTACGTCAAACAATTTCCTGGGAAGCTCAAAATAGCGTTTCTGGATCTTTACGTACACTTTCAGTGGATGGCAATAGCGTTATATCACATATAACAGATGTGTCTCAGTCAACGGAAGACGACGTTGCTTGGAGTTCAGAAAATAGTAATACTGACGATGAAGATGCCTTTGGTGACAGTCCTGGTCCAGCACCT GGTGGAAGATACGTAGCATTAGCAGATTATTGCGCTGTTGGGCAATCTGAAGTCACTATGCATGAAGGTGACAATTTAGAACTTCTGAAAGTTGGTTGCGCAGGTTGGTGGTTTGTTAAACTCATAGGGACAGGTGTTGAAGGATGGGCACCCGCCGCTTATCTGGAACCGATGAATCGGAAAACATCACGCAGTTCTCAATCAGTGAATAGTCAAGAGACTATATGA
- the LOC122635584 gene encoding guanine nucleotide exchange factor DBS-like isoform X3, which produces MILRRKSVHSCNCPCHQHCSTRCAEDVESMTGEIENGDLAVRDVADLLQPQYAIIAGGKTREGCPIITFPDNCSFHNLTDLDYQRLMLYLTSVPTLQEADLGFHLIIDRRNDKWNSVKTVLLKISGFFPGLVHVAYVLRPAGFLQKAISEVSNKLFREDFKFRVIFLANVAELYEFVDKDQLTEQLGGNLSYCHHTWIQNRISLEKFSSMTQDVSLALDSFTRRLSEIEFPNNTIATTTLLSQQQAEYNELKEEILSAARHGEALLDSVRQLTGKGTPDRLGNVAAVERLLVQLEETERTFDIFWSHHSSRLRHCLALRQFEQDFRELQTTLDQHLKTVEEMTEVGETQARVEQLLCDTSAFQRICRGDIDRAEEVISAGQQLLSGRHQCPADVVEPKCVELQRICTILSQRLERRLHMLTKCRELMERIDKANTWCTRGIELLASQNSTTPPDQALQELQQLIEAAEEFHHPRCIFQDSVMPETKALITQVLQRIEDVSLMCDKRIMALKQQLIKPTRPVQTVTPEPVKPLQPLPQIVKPGRILKKANTMPKMEMSPIEGESSSPESEPRDIEALRLKRGHVLAELVDTERIYVAELGSIIKGYKIELTNEAMAHLIPAALVGKADVLFGNLEEIYIFHGETFLRDLENCISNTELVALCFVQRREIFFRLYSYYCQNIPRSERLREQIQNEPQFLATCQQRLGHKLPLAAYLLKPVQRITKYQLLLKDLLKYSDEPSCCTELQEAIDCMLVVLKCVNDSMHQTAITGFGGDLSAQGELLLQGSFSVWSSSKRELNLLRLKPSQRHIFLYEKALIFCKHSKPQAHNKATYHFKRYLKMSQIGLTESVKGDARRFEIWLQGRAEVHTIQAPSIDVKQSWVKQIKGVLMSQLAELKGKQNSALGKSNHKPLRQTISWEAQNSVSGSLRTLSVDGNSVISHITDVSQSTEDDVAWSSENSNTDDEDAFGDSPGPAPGGRYVALADYCAVGQSEVTMHEGDNLELLKVGCAGWWFVKLIGTGVEGWAPAAYLEPMNRKTSRSSQSVNSQETI; this is translated from the exons aagatGTTGAGAGTATGACTGGCGAAATAGAGAATGGGGATCTTGCAGTTCGTGATGTCGCAGACCTTCTTCAACCACAATATGCTATAATTGCTG GTGGCAAAACAAGAGAAGGATGTCCGATAATTACCTTTCCTGATAATTGTAGCTTCCATAATTTGACTGATTTGGATTATCAGCGTCTTATGCTATATCTCACTTCAGTGCCAAC ttTACAAGAAGCCGATCTTGGATTccatttaattatcgatagaagaaatgataaatgGAATTCAGTCAAAACAGTCCTGTTGAAAATTTCT GGATTTTTTCCTGGATTGGTACATGTAGCATATGTTTTGCGACCAGCTGGTTTTTTACAAAAAGCTATATCAGAAGTGTCAAATAAATTGTTCAGAGAAGACTTTAAATTTCGAGTTATATTTTTAGCAAATGTTGCCGAACTCTATGAGTTTGTAGATAAAGATCAACTTACCGAACAACTAGGTGGGAATTTATCATACTGTCATCACACTTGGATACAAAAtagaatt aGTTTAGAAAAATTCTCATCAATGACGCAAGATGTATCACTTGCATTGGATTCTTTTACTCGGCGTTTATCAGAAATAGAATTTCCCAATAATACGATTGCTACAACAACTTTATTATCTCAACAGCAAGCggaatataatgaattaaaagaagaaattcttaGTGCTGCTAGACACGGGGAGGCTCTTTTAGATAGTGTACGACAATTAACTGGCAAAGGTACACCGGATAGATTAGGAAATGTTGCAGCAGTAGAAAG ATTACTTGTGCAACTGGAAGAAACCGAACGTACATTTGACATATTTTGGTCACATCACAGTTCACGTTTGAGACACTGTCTAGCCTTGAGACAGTTCGAACAAGACTTCAGAGAGCTGCAAACCACATTAGATCAACATTTAAAAACTGTCGAAGAAATGACAGAAGTTGGAGAGACTCAAGCAAGAGTTGAACAATTGCTTTGTGATACATCAGCATTTCAAAGAATATGCAGG gGAGACATAGATCGTGCTGAGGAAGTGATATCTGCAGGTCAACAGCTGTTATCTGGAAGACATCAGTGTCCTGCAGATGTTGTAGAACCTAAATGCGTAGAGCTTCAGAGGATTTGTACTATCCTTAGTCAACGATTAGAAAGGCGATTGCATATGTTAACAAAATGCAGAGAACTCATGGAGCGTATAGATAAG gcTAATACTTGGTGTACACGTGGAATAGAATTGCTTGCATCACAAAATAGCACAACACCTCCAGACCAAGCTCTTCAAGAACTGCAACAATTGATAGAAGCTGCAGAAGAATTTCATCATCCTAGATGTATTTTCCAAGATTCTGTCATGCCAGAAACTAAAGCACTCATTACTCAG GTTTTACAAAGAATAGAAGATGTATCTTTGATGTGCGATAAAAGAATTATGGCACTCAAGCAACAATTAATTAAACCAACAAGACCAGTTCAAACCGTAACACCAGAACCAGTAAAGCCATTACAACCACTGCCTCAAATAGTAAAACCTGGTAGAATCTTGAAGAAAGCCAATACGATgccaaaa ATGGAAATGAGTCCTATAGAAGGAGAATCTTCATCGCCAGAAAGTGAACCACGAGATATAGAAGCTTTGCGTTTAAAACGCGGTCATGTTTTAGCAGAACTTGTTGATACAGAGCGGATTTATGTTGCCGAATTAGGCTCGATTATTAAAGGTTACAAAATAGAGCTAACGAATGAAGCAATGGCTCATCTAATACCAGCAGCACTAGTTGGCAAAGCTGATGTACTATTTGGAAACTTAGaggaaatttacatttttcatgGAGAGACATTTCTAAGGGATTTGGAAAACTGTATTTCAAATACTGAGCTTGTTGCTCTTTGTTTTGTTCAAAGG aGAGAGATATTCTTCAGGCTGTATAGTTATTACTGTCAAAATATTCCAAGGTCAGAAAGATTACGCGAGCAGATACAGAATGAACCACAATTTTTAGCGACGTGTCAGCAAAGACTTGGTCACAAACTCCCACTTGCAGCTTATCTTTTAAAACCTGTTCAAAGAATTACAAAGTATCAACTATTATTGAAAGATTTGTTAAAGTATAGCGATGAACCATCGTGTTGCACAGAATTGCAGGAAGCTATAGATTGTATGCTGGTTGTATTAAAATGTGTTAACGATAGCATGCATCAAACCGCTATCACCGGTTTTGgt GGCGATTTAAGTGCACAGGGTGAACTTTTATTGCAAGGTTCATTTAGTGTTTGGAGCAGCAGTAAACGTGAACTTAATCTTTTAAGATTAAAACCTTCACAACGACATATTTTCCTATATGAAAAAGCGCTTATATTTTGTAAGCATAGCAAGCCTCAAGCACACAATAAAGCTACGTATCATTTCAAAAGATACTTGAAG atgtCTCAGATTGGTTTAACAGAGTCTGTAAAAGGTGATGCAAGAAGATTTGAAATTTGGCTCCAAGGTAGAGCTGAAGTTCATACGATACAAGCACCTAGTATAGACGTCAAACAATCTTGGGTAAAACAAATCAAAGGTGTTTTGATGTCTCAATTAGCTGAACTTAAAGGGAAACAAAACTCGGCGCTTGGAAAATCTAATCACaa ACCTTTACGTCAAACAATTTCCTGGGAAGCTCAAAATAGCGTTTCTGGATCTTTACGTACACTTTCAGTGGATGGCAATAGCGTTATATCACATATAACAGATGTGTCTCAGTCAACGGAAGACGACGTTGCTTGGAGTTCAGAAAATAGTAATACTGACGATGAAGATGCCTTTGGTGACAGTCCTGGTCCAGCACCT GGTGGAAGATACGTAGCATTAGCAGATTATTGCGCTGTTGGGCAATCTGAAGTCACTATGCATGAAGGTGACAATTTAGAACTTCTGAAAGTTGGTTGCGCAGGTTGGTGGTTTGTTAAACTCATAGGGACAGGTGTTGAAGGATGGGCACCCGCCGCTTATCTGGAACCGATGAATCGGAAAACATCACGCAGTTCTCAATCAGTGAATAGTCAAGAGACTATATGA
- the LOC122635584 gene encoding guanine nucleotide exchange factor DBS-like isoform X4, with amino-acid sequence MILRRKSVHSCNCPCHQHCSTRCADVESMTGEIENGDLAVRDVADLLQPQYAIIAGGKTREGCPIITFPDNCSFHNLTDLDYQRLMLYLTSVPTLQEADLGFHLIIDRRNDKWNSVKTVLLKISGFFPGLVHVAYVLRPAGFLQKAISEVSNKLFREDFKFRVIFLANVAELYEFVDKDQLTEQLGGNLSYCHHTWIQNRISLEKFSSMTQDVSLALDSFTRRLSEIEFPNNTIATTTLLSQQQAEYNELKEEILSAARHGEALLDSVRQLTGKGTPDRLGNVAAVERLLVQLEETERTFDIFWSHHSSRLRHCLALRQFEQDFRELQTTLDQHLKTVEEMTEVGETQARVEQLLCDTSAFQRICRGDIDRAEEVISAGQQLLSGRHQCPADVVEPKCVELQRICTILSQRLERRLHMLTKCRELMERIDKANTWCTRGIELLASQNSTTPPDQALQELQQLIEAAEEFHHPRCIFQDSVMPETKALITQVLQRIEDVSLMCDKRIMALKQQLIKPTRPVQTVTPEPVKPLQPLPQIVKPGRILKKANTMPKMEMSPIEGESSSPESEPRDIEALRLKRGHVLAELVDTERIYVAELGSIIKGYKIELTNEAMAHLIPAALVGKADVLFGNLEEIYIFHGETFLRDLENCISNTELVALCFVQRREIFFRLYSYYCQNIPRSERLREQIQNEPQFLATCQQRLGHKLPLAAYLLKPVQRITKYQLLLKDLLKYSDEPSCCTELQEAIDCMLVVLKCVNDSMHQTAITGFGGDLSAQGELLLQGSFSVWSSSKRELNLLRLKPSQRHIFLYEKALIFCKHSKPQAHNKATYHFKRYLKMSQIGLTESVKGDARRFEIWLQGRAEVHTIQAPSIDVKQSWVKQIKGVLMSQLAELKGKQNSALGKSNHKPLRQTISWEAQNSVSGSLRTLSVDGNSVISHITDVSQSTEDDVAWSSENSNTDDEDAFGDSPGPAPGGRYVALADYCAVGQSEVTMHEGDNLELLKVGCAGWWFVKLIGTGVEGWAPAAYLEPMNRKTSRSSQSVNSQETI; translated from the exons atGTTGAGAGTATGACTGGCGAAATAGAGAATGGGGATCTTGCAGTTCGTGATGTCGCAGACCTTCTTCAACCACAATATGCTATAATTGCTG GTGGCAAAACAAGAGAAGGATGTCCGATAATTACCTTTCCTGATAATTGTAGCTTCCATAATTTGACTGATTTGGATTATCAGCGTCTTATGCTATATCTCACTTCAGTGCCAAC ttTACAAGAAGCCGATCTTGGATTccatttaattatcgatagaagaaatgataaatgGAATTCAGTCAAAACAGTCCTGTTGAAAATTTCT GGATTTTTTCCTGGATTGGTACATGTAGCATATGTTTTGCGACCAGCTGGTTTTTTACAAAAAGCTATATCAGAAGTGTCAAATAAATTGTTCAGAGAAGACTTTAAATTTCGAGTTATATTTTTAGCAAATGTTGCCGAACTCTATGAGTTTGTAGATAAAGATCAACTTACCGAACAACTAGGTGGGAATTTATCATACTGTCATCACACTTGGATACAAAAtagaatt aGTTTAGAAAAATTCTCATCAATGACGCAAGATGTATCACTTGCATTGGATTCTTTTACTCGGCGTTTATCAGAAATAGAATTTCCCAATAATACGATTGCTACAACAACTTTATTATCTCAACAGCAAGCggaatataatgaattaaaagaagaaattcttaGTGCTGCTAGACACGGGGAGGCTCTTTTAGATAGTGTACGACAATTAACTGGCAAAGGTACACCGGATAGATTAGGAAATGTTGCAGCAGTAGAAAG ATTACTTGTGCAACTGGAAGAAACCGAACGTACATTTGACATATTTTGGTCACATCACAGTTCACGTTTGAGACACTGTCTAGCCTTGAGACAGTTCGAACAAGACTTCAGAGAGCTGCAAACCACATTAGATCAACATTTAAAAACTGTCGAAGAAATGACAGAAGTTGGAGAGACTCAAGCAAGAGTTGAACAATTGCTTTGTGATACATCAGCATTTCAAAGAATATGCAGG gGAGACATAGATCGTGCTGAGGAAGTGATATCTGCAGGTCAACAGCTGTTATCTGGAAGACATCAGTGTCCTGCAGATGTTGTAGAACCTAAATGCGTAGAGCTTCAGAGGATTTGTACTATCCTTAGTCAACGATTAGAAAGGCGATTGCATATGTTAACAAAATGCAGAGAACTCATGGAGCGTATAGATAAG gcTAATACTTGGTGTACACGTGGAATAGAATTGCTTGCATCACAAAATAGCACAACACCTCCAGACCAAGCTCTTCAAGAACTGCAACAATTGATAGAAGCTGCAGAAGAATTTCATCATCCTAGATGTATTTTCCAAGATTCTGTCATGCCAGAAACTAAAGCACTCATTACTCAG GTTTTACAAAGAATAGAAGATGTATCTTTGATGTGCGATAAAAGAATTATGGCACTCAAGCAACAATTAATTAAACCAACAAGACCAGTTCAAACCGTAACACCAGAACCAGTAAAGCCATTACAACCACTGCCTCAAATAGTAAAACCTGGTAGAATCTTGAAGAAAGCCAATACGATgccaaaa ATGGAAATGAGTCCTATAGAAGGAGAATCTTCATCGCCAGAAAGTGAACCACGAGATATAGAAGCTTTGCGTTTAAAACGCGGTCATGTTTTAGCAGAACTTGTTGATACAGAGCGGATTTATGTTGCCGAATTAGGCTCGATTATTAAAGGTTACAAAATAGAGCTAACGAATGAAGCAATGGCTCATCTAATACCAGCAGCACTAGTTGGCAAAGCTGATGTACTATTTGGAAACTTAGaggaaatttacatttttcatgGAGAGACATTTCTAAGGGATTTGGAAAACTGTATTTCAAATACTGAGCTTGTTGCTCTTTGTTTTGTTCAAAGG aGAGAGATATTCTTCAGGCTGTATAGTTATTACTGTCAAAATATTCCAAGGTCAGAAAGATTACGCGAGCAGATACAGAATGAACCACAATTTTTAGCGACGTGTCAGCAAAGACTTGGTCACAAACTCCCACTTGCAGCTTATCTTTTAAAACCTGTTCAAAGAATTACAAAGTATCAACTATTATTGAAAGATTTGTTAAAGTATAGCGATGAACCATCGTGTTGCACAGAATTGCAGGAAGCTATAGATTGTATGCTGGTTGTATTAAAATGTGTTAACGATAGCATGCATCAAACCGCTATCACCGGTTTTGgt GGCGATTTAAGTGCACAGGGTGAACTTTTATTGCAAGGTTCATTTAGTGTTTGGAGCAGCAGTAAACGTGAACTTAATCTTTTAAGATTAAAACCTTCACAACGACATATTTTCCTATATGAAAAAGCGCTTATATTTTGTAAGCATAGCAAGCCTCAAGCACACAATAAAGCTACGTATCATTTCAAAAGATACTTGAAG atgtCTCAGATTGGTTTAACAGAGTCTGTAAAAGGTGATGCAAGAAGATTTGAAATTTGGCTCCAAGGTAGAGCTGAAGTTCATACGATACAAGCACCTAGTATAGACGTCAAACAATCTTGGGTAAAACAAATCAAAGGTGTTTTGATGTCTCAATTAGCTGAACTTAAAGGGAAACAAAACTCGGCGCTTGGAAAATCTAATCACaa ACCTTTACGTCAAACAATTTCCTGGGAAGCTCAAAATAGCGTTTCTGGATCTTTACGTACACTTTCAGTGGATGGCAATAGCGTTATATCACATATAACAGATGTGTCTCAGTCAACGGAAGACGACGTTGCTTGGAGTTCAGAAAATAGTAATACTGACGATGAAGATGCCTTTGGTGACAGTCCTGGTCCAGCACCT GGTGGAAGATACGTAGCATTAGCAGATTATTGCGCTGTTGGGCAATCTGAAGTCACTATGCATGAAGGTGACAATTTAGAACTTCTGAAAGTTGGTTGCGCAGGTTGGTGGTTTGTTAAACTCATAGGGACAGGTGTTGAAGGATGGGCACCCGCCGCTTATCTGGAACCGATGAATCGGAAAACATCACGCAGTTCTCAATCAGTGAATAGTCAAGAGACTATATGA